The window ACGACCTAGTCGCTGTCCGTCCTCTGGATCAGGAAGCTTTTGACAAGGCTTGCGAGTCATCTATGGTGAGCTCTAGTACGTCCCTATTTATTAGCTTACGTGGATACAATTGCATTCTGTGATTTCCATGAACATCCTTGTTTGATTGAAAAAAGTAGGAATGGGAATTTCAATTCCTTAGAAActataattataatttcataaaaaTTCATTTCTGTCAGTAGTTAGAGTTCATTTTTATCCGACCAAACTGTAGGGTCACGGATGTGTTcttcaaattatttatttaaatagaTTAGTATAGTTTACGTGTTTAACATATTTGAATTTTTCTCAATGATGGCTTACAATTAGAGTTGATGAATAAGCTATCAATAGCAGAGTTTTGCTGGATCTCATCTTAATTAGTCCTTCatattcaaatatattttttttttttttcaactatgCTGGGGATTACTCCTCCGCAGTATGAGAGGTCAACCACCTTATTTGTACTAACAAAAAAATCCTTCTATCTTGGTCGACATGAGCATAATCTTTTATTTGGCCTGCTGACCGTCACGTGAAACTCATGACTCACAAAAACCCTGCCTATGCCTTTCCTTTATGTGTGAAGACATAAGAAGACTTGAAGCCCTCCTGTTTCCATCGAGAAGCATGAGAAGTTGTGGAAGATGAATAGTTTGTCAGATTTTATATCAGATTCAGTGTTTCATAATTGAGGAGAGAAGATCCCAGACATATGTGGAGCTGTTTCTGTTGTTAAGCTGAGAAATCTGAACTTTCTGCAGGCTTAGGTTAGCCTCCCTGTGGCATTGATCAGAGAGCCATGTTGCAATCCTAAAATCACTGGAGTAGGAAATTTGGTTGCAGAAAAATAGAAGAACAAAGAGGATTTATTGACAATGCAAATAGAGTGGTGTATCCCTCTTAAAATGGATGTGTGGTCCAGATTATAGTTGAGCCAAAAAGCTAGGATTCAACAATGAAAgataagattaagaaaagatcCTATTGAGTTAGGATAATGTTGGCAGGGCTTGAATAAGCACACCAAGTCTCCTTATCTGTGGCTTAGTCCTATATTTACAGATGTAAATGAACTAGTGTCTAGTAGTAAGCCATCATTACAACATTAGGATAAATTTGGATAAGTGAAAGCAGTTAGTGTATGCTCTATTCATTTAAATGAGGCAAGAAAATTGGAAAGTAAGGAAATAACGAAGCCTAATATAAAACAATCCTTTATTTGCACCTGTGGCTATGGTTGAACTAGATTCAGTGTGACACTACACATTTGTTATTTTGTTAAAGCCCAATAAAAGGCCCAAAATCACATGATCATGAACGCCAAAGGAATAAGAGAAATAGTGGGTTAAAATTAAAAGTTACAAAGGGAGACTAAAGATTAAATAGGCGTTTTTTAAGGTTTCCTTCTCTCCAACAATTCCTGTAACACTCATGttctataaaataaaaataaaaaagaattaaacTGGGTTTGCATCTTAGAATTGATATACTACGTGGTTACTTAGgtgttttttaaagttaaaacctTTTTATGCGTAAGTTTTCATTGGCAAGTGGAGAGTGAACCAGATCTTAGACTTTGCTACCTTTTAATCTTACCTAGAGTGCACTCTAGATTTGAAACAGGGATGCAATTGGGATGATAAATGGTCGAGCTTAGTTACCTTGTTTTTTAGTGACTTTTTGTAAGAGGATCTAGCTCCAAGCTGCAGTCTTGCATGGATATCTCCATATAGGAGAGCCACTATAAAACATGCATGTAAAGTTGCTTCTTATTGATAATATCACATTGtcttttagaagaaaaaaaaaatcctttcccTCATAGGAATGAGCTACAAAAGTTGTCCATGCATGTAAAGTAGCATCTTATTGATAATGTCACATTGtcttttagaagaaaaaaattattccTTTCCCTCATAGGAATGAGCTACAAAAGTTGTTTTCGGTGAGAAATCCATGCACAAAGTGCTTTTCATGTACTCTTAACATTCTTTAGGTGATCACCCATTAAGGTGATTTGGTTGCCACCATTGGAATGCCCATTATGAATGAATCCACATAATGTACATTAGAGGACAAGCAATCACTTTATCTATAAAGGATACACCAGGTTGGATCTCTCTTTGCATAATTCAAGGAACATCATGCACATAAGTTAGAGCGTTATTTATGATCAACAATAGCTTTTAACATGAAGAATTATTTGCTGCAACTTTAGATCTAAATAAatacctttttttttcttaacttgacaaagcctttttttcttcttttaatccAATTCATAATTTTTGTGTGTTTGTGACTTTTTATATTTACCTTTTACATTGGAATCTAATAAATAATGCAGTGAAGTTGTTGTTGGTTACCTTTTTACCTGATTACTATAATAGGTTGATATAATCGCATTGGACTTCTCCCAAAAGCTACCTTTTCGTTTGAAGATTCCATCTATTAAGCTTGCTATTCAGGTGCTGTAAGTGCATCAGCATTACTTATCTGAGCTTGAAATGATTCAAAGTTTTGGCCAGATTCAATTCTGATAACTCTCATATTTTTTCATTTGCAGCGTGGACTATATTTTGAAATTACGTATTCTCATCTTATAGCTGATTCTCATGTCAGAAGAAAGATCCTTTCAGATGCAAAGGTGTAGTAAATCTTCTTTGCTTCCTTGTCGGATAACTTATATTTTATTACATGCTCACATGACATTTTCCCATGCGTGTGTGCacattgtatttttcttctttcaTTCATCAGACAGTAGATATAACCTTTTTTCTGATGGATTGCTATTCTGATTGCATTCTATATTCTAAATaatcatttaaattttatttaatatactCACGACTAATgttaaataaatttcttaatatAGATTGTATATGTATGTTTTGTCACATATGGATTATGCAATGACTCAATCACATAACAtctgcattttttttattacttcaGTGATATGTTTATGTGCAGCCAAGGCTAGAGTAAATCTAGTTTAAATTGCCTCCTGTATATTTTCTTTACCCCTTATTGTTCTTTGTATTTAATGGCAATAATCATgtatatccatctaaaaacattTTAGATTGAAATAAAGACTCAAATTAACTAAAATAGGCGGAATATTTATATGTCTAATATTACTTTAGTAATAGTAAAAAATGGGACAATAGTTAATCACAGTGTAGTGTAAATCAAGGATTAAAATCTCTTCCTGAGCTGGGATCTTTGTTCCATAGACATGTTGACCATGCCGGGTGTTGATGCTGACAACCAATCCTAGGTTGAGGAGGAAGCCTAACTCTTGTTGTGTTGCCTCATGGAAGCATGCCACCACATCACAATCATGACAAACCCCATGAAAGCCTCATGGGAATCCTCAAGTGAAACCTTTCGTTGTTGTGTGAAGGCTCACATCATTGCAGTTGTGTTTcatcattgatcctgtccgaaaatcgtggagacggaaagctggggatgtggctactGCATTGATTGGATGTAGATCATGCTCCGATCTGCAAACACAAGAAACATTAGTGTCGAGCCAAGAAAGGGGTCCTGGCGTTGGttatccgacgctcaagtcattcACTAGCACGAAGAAGAAGGTGGAACAACAGTAGAACAAGCGTAAAATAGTGAATAATGCGTACTTGTGCCGGTGTACGGACTCCCTTTATATAATGCCCTGGTGGGTGATGCGCGCATTTTTTGAGGCATGGGCACGTTCTCTCATTGGTTGTGAACACGTTCCCCAATTGGTCCTGGACACGTGGTCAtggacacgttctccaattgGTCGTGGGCATGGCCTCTGATTTGTCTGTCATACGATCCGCTTGTTGACCATGCATCGTGTCGGCAGCATCATCTCCCAAAAGTATATCCAAAGACACGTCAACGTTCTCGCTGATCGACCGAGCAGGATAGCCACTCGGCTAAGTACTCCTCTGATCGGCCAAGTATTCCTTCGCTCGGAAAGACTCGGCTGCTCTTCCATACGGCGACGAGTTTCGCTAGTACGCTCTTACCCGACCGGAATAACGTTTCGGTCATCTCCAAGCTCCTTTGTTCCATGATGCACGGGCGCTTCGCTTGGCCCACCTCTTTGCCAGTCGGGCAACATATGCCGGTCGACCCTTGATGTAGGGCTCCGTTCGGTCGCCCTTTGGTGGGCCCGTCAGTTCTCTAacgttgacctacttgactttgaccttcacgtGGATTGCTATCTTCCTCCTTTCACCCAGACTTAGCGGGTctcctttatcaccgcatcaattGTCATGGAGAGTTTTGTGCGTGGGTCAGCAAATGGAATGAGATGTGTTGCGTGTGCTGACCAACTCGAAATAAAATTACAAAACAATGGTgcaaatttcaaaactaaaagtTTCAGACTTTGTTGATCTATTATTCTACAATATGAGGTCAATGAAAACTTGGTTGACAAATCTCTGATATTCATACTCTTCATTTAACCTGATATTTATTTCATACTCAGTTCTCTTAATTTATCCTGATATTCATACTCTTCATTATCCTCTATACGCATGTTGACCTAGCAATTTGAGTTAGACATTGCACCTCCATTGACTATTTGTAGAAACACATATAACCCTATTTGGTTATGGTATGATGTCGTGATATGAAATTTCTCAATATGTATGGAATCTCATGGATTGATATTTGTTTACTTCCAATCAAATTATTGGGTTGTATTTGTAATGACTTTAATGCATAACACTAAAGTTTACTAGACATTGGGGTTGATATATTTATGGCTTTATACATTCGGAATTGTTTTCTGTTGTTGTTTAATATTCAATATAATAATATGATACTGTAGAATAtatgcttgtatttttttttttttagaatgctATGCAAATCTTCTGTATTTATTTGCTCGTATTTTATTACATTATTTGAACCATAATGTGTCCATCTTGGTTTTGTAGCTACTGTCTGACTGGAGTCGAGGGAAGAATCTCCTCATATCAAGTGCCGCTTCAACTGTGAATGATGTGAGAGGGCCACTTGATGTTGCAAACTTAGCAGTATTTTTGCTTGGTCTGTCAGCTGAGCACGCCAAATATACTATTTCTCAAAATTGCAGGTTTATCAATCGTGTTTCTGAACTATTGGAGTTCTCACTCATCTTATGTGCTTGTTCTGCGTTGTTTGTAATTTTATGTTTGTTTTATTGACAGGTCACTGCTAGCTAATGCCATTAGGAAGAAACAGTTCTATAAGGAAACTATCAGACTTGAAAGAGTCATACCTGATGGACAATTCAACCCAAAAAGTTTTTCGCTTGATAAATGGAATAAATGGGATCCCATCTCCAGTGATAAAGGTGATTTGTTATCATTGGATGACATTACAAAATTTCCTACTTTTATCAGAAAACAATCTTTTGGTTCAAATTCGATTGATTTCCCATTATCAACTGAACCATCATTTTTGCTTGGTGACAAAACCAAAAAGTTGTCATCGCCTATGAATCCTGCATCACCTGTTACCCCCTGTGAACCTTGTGCTATTGCTGATGATGTCACACAAGATGATGATTCATTGAGGAATCATATGGCAACACCTGAATTTTGTGCTGTTGCTGCTGATGTCATACAAGATAATGGTTCATTGAAGAATCATATGGCAACACCTGAACTTTGTGCTGGTGCTGATGGTGTCACAGAAGATAATGGTTCATTGAAGAATCATATGGCAACACCTGAACCTTGTGTTGTTGCCAATGATGTCACACAAGATAATTCATCAACGAACCATATGGCAATATCTCTTGCAAGTTTAGGTATAGATAATGCTGCCTGTGAAGAAGTTCTCATCTTCCCAGATGCCATAGGCTGCATGAGAACTCTACTTGCTGATGTGAAGGATTGTCAGCCTGTAATGAAGGATATATCAACTATTTTTGTACCCGAGCTGAAAGAAAATGATCTGATAGATACGAGCCCAACATGTAGGAGTCCTGGAAGACCTTTACTGTGTAACCAAGTTGATGGCTCAATCTCATTTGTAGACAGTTTTCTGCAAAAAGGTTCTTTTAATGAGACCAAAGAACATGATGATGTTTTATATACAATTGATGATCCAGAAGTGAAAAGTAACATCATGGCCAAAGAAGAGACACAAAAGTCAAAAGATAAATCAGGTACTTAAAACCTACAACTATATCCAACCTGTTTTTTCTTGTACTGTACTCAATATGATTCTCTCATGTTTATGCTGCTAAATGTGTAAAAACCAAGATTTGGTTTTGTCAATGTGAACCACAGTAATCAAATTTTGTGTGTGATTATTTTATCTGGTTTTCTATTAGAGTAGATTTTAGATTTTAATGTTGTCAGAGAAAACAGAATATTCTCAAAAGTTGACTACATCATCGTGGAATTTGTGGAAGTTGCATTTATTGGATTAGGATTAAATGTGTTGTAGAATACCAAACACATGATTAACCAAAGCCAGCTTGGTTCTAGTAAAGGTTTTCAAAATTGTTTCCTCATTATTTTTTCAACTTAAATTATATTTTCTCTGTAGTCGGCCTAGCAAATTTAGTAGCATTTCAGCTAATGATATTATTGAAATTATGTATCAAGCATGCTACTGTAATTTTGAATCAATGTGTAATGTATATGTTTATTATCAACTTGTAACACTTTGCTTATCTAGTTTATTTTTTCATTATTAGCTttgtattttataaattttattttgtgattaaGAAAACTACAAATAGTAATAAGAATAATCCACGAAATTGTTTCCTTTAGGTGGTAGAACAATATTTTACATCATGTTTTGTTTGCATGCTATTATAAATTTTACTCTTATGGTATTAATTGGCCTTGTAAATCTCTTGTACATTTATTTAGTTCAAAATCATCAAGATATTGCAACTTTGTCATtcataattcaattttttttgcaggaaaaaggaaacGAAAACAGCGATCattctatccaacttatcatttgCCTTTTAAGGGCTTATTTAAACCTATGTTTGTCAGGAATAACGGGTACAATCCCAAAAGAACTAGAAACATTTGTAAGGAAAGATGATTCTTTAATTATATCTAATGAGCCAATTTCTTATCTATTTctagcaacaaaaaaaaaaaaacttactgttctgcatcattttttttttgtgtggtCAGACTTTATAGCTGTCATCAATAAGCTTTCATGTGGAGGGGATTGTTATTATTCTCATGTAAGCGTGCAGGATTTAGCAGATTTTCTGGCTTAAAATACTGAACAGTCATGATATTTCTTCCACACTGACCTGAAATTTCAATCAGCCTTTGTTACCCACAAAAATATCTCCTCAAATAATGTTAAATCATAAAATTAGGTCGATGAAAACTTTGGCGCACTTTCATTTCAAATCTTGATTTTATTCTATAACTGAACCTGTTTGTGGTTTAAATCATAAAATTAGGTCGATAACATTTTTTCAGATGGGCCAGCTTCTTCATCAGCTTGTtaagcaaacaagaacaacatGCAAATCCCCACGCATGTCAGAGATAAGAAACTTACCTTTCTATTGTTTTTTGCAAATCTAATATTACTGTTGTCCTGGCCTATGCATATTACAAGTTGTCACAGTACTGATACAGCTGCCATATTTCTTCCTGGCTCTGATGTGCTATAAAGAAAAACCTAGAGAGAACGGTGGTTTCTCTCCCGGCGTCACTAAACGATGCACATGTTATGCATTAATTCTGGAGCTTCAATATCACTCGGTGAGTTACAATGATTCCAGATATCTGCAAGCAGCTGCGATATCCCTGGGTGCGCATGGATTTTATCATGTTGGGTTGGCTATGACCACTGTTGTGGTCCTTGCGTATCATGCATGGAATATATGGCGATTGATCGCGTTTCGATTGACCTGGATTCTAATGATTCTTAATAGATCGATGATTGCAGCAGCATTGCCATCTCTAGAGTGGTTAGGTTGTTTGATATATATGGTACCGTATGTAGGTGACATGATTAACCTCTCGTGGACTCATAAGCTAGCAGGGTTAAAGTTGGTGCTAATTAATCAGTGTCTTTTGTTACATGAGGCTCTTCTCTCTTCATATGAAATGCAAAATAGGTCCATATAAACTTAGTCAAATGCGACTTGAGTGCCTCTGACGTGCTATAAAGCCAGGGAGCAATATGCCTGGGGTGCGTTATATCTTAGTATACACACACTGCTTTAAATTAAGTGGCCCAGTACTGGTGTGACCGAATAATCTGCACTACATTGTCTTCATGTGGGTCTACGTCATCTCCTGTTATTTGTTGTAGAATAACAAGTATGAAGTTGTGATTACCAAGTGTGAAAAATGTAGGTGATCCTCTGTGTTCACGGGCCATTAGTTATGGTGTCGAATAGGGGAATGGAACAGCAGAACCCATGATCACTTTCTCGCAAAGTAGGAATCCCCCATCATTGGAGGCCACTAAACTGGACTATATATCTATTAGTGCTCTAGAGTCAAAAGGTGGCATGCATGTTCTCTGAGACTTCCAACTTTTTGTTCTTATGATCTTTGGTTTATAGCTAGCTACCTTGCCAGGAGTTGATTATGAGTCATTGTCTTCGTTTATCGAACACTTTCTAGTGGCTAATCAACAGTAGGGATGGTAAAGCCAACAGTGGGATATATATATACTTCACTGCACCTATCACAACAGTATTACCAGCCTTCCTCTCTTAAAAAAAAACACCTAATCTAGGAGCTGCTGAATAGTGTTGTCCATGTTCTAAATGACTTGGTTCGATTCTTAGTGGAGGATGCTAGTGCAATACTTGTTTGATCAAAAGTTGTTTATTATTGTAGTGCAGGGGAGGGCAACAGGTGAAGGATTGGCCCCCACTGTGGGGATGTTTCTCGATAGGTAAGGAAATCTGTGGGGTGAGTGAAGATCATGTGGGAATTTTTGCACCCTCGTTGAGTCGTCGGGTGAGTTGACTAAAGCAGTCTTGTCTTATCAAGACTGCGTTGGGGAGTTGACCTTTCTGATAAGGGAGCAATTTTTGGTGTCGATCGAGCTACGTCCACTGTCGATGTGGGATCGTGCTTTTGTTCATTGGTTGAGGGGTTAGATCTTTCTGCAGTGTCTTTCGATAGTAACTTGCTTGTGTGAGGTTTAGTTTGGCACTGCTCAAGTCATTCACAGTTAGTCTATCAGATCATATAGCTAATTAATCCATGTTTCAACAAATGTAATGCTCTTGCAACAATAGATTATAATTGTTCATGATTCCAAATTCATGACAAGGCATCAAAGGACCGAAAACCCTTTTCCCTTTTGCAGAACTCTGAGTGAGTTAATAAAgagcttcctctcttcttctgccACAGCACAcacttcttttgttttgtttttttcctcCTCTTCTAAAGCCTACGCTTAGAACCTTCGTGTAGGCTAGATTCTTGAAATGGTTCATTAATTTTCGGATTCTGCCAAAGATTTGTTAGATTGCGTTTGGGAACAGTTTATATGATTTGGCAAAAACAAACAACAAAATCTTTCAATATTTTCGTAATTTTGGGTGTCTGAAACTTCTCCCAACTTTCAGGAGACTTTGATTAATGAATTCTAGATCACATTTCTTGAAGTAGATTTATTAGTGATAATTTTCCAAATTAAATTTAGGATATATATCAGAGGAAAAAGTATATATTATGAATCAGAATAAATTCTCACGTATATACATTCCTAGTGcagatgcataattagtaattgttAGGTAACAACAACCCTTTCTTTTCCCCTACCTTATGTGTGTTATCTTCACAGAATCTATTGCGGTGAAAGAGATTAATTGGAAAATGACTCAATATATTTTATGATCTAGGAATCAAATCTAACTACGACATTTGAGATATAGATCTTATCACGTAAGTATTCGATCCGCATCTTCAactgattattttttaaaattattattattattattatatttattattttaaatacaataaataataatttttctatATTCTAATTTAGATTTAGAGACGGAACTATATTCAAAAGTCAACTCCTGGTCAAAATTTTGAGTTGACTTTTGAATCTGATCGAGCTCAAGTGGGTGGATGCATGAGCAAGTAGTCTAGGTGTCTAAAACAGAGGCAGGGTGAGCACTCGCAGTAGGCCGACAGGGCCCCAGCCGACTCAACTGCTTGTGCGGGCCCACCCTGGTCAACTCACCATTCTCCTTTGACAAGGTCGAGTGGGCCCCTGACAACACCGCTCCCTTCGACCTCCATTAAAAGCCGAAGCCGAGCTCCTCCTCCCTCACCACCCACGGCTCAACTCCTCGAGCACCACCACCGCCAAACTCCGCCATGTTCCTTTCCTTCTCCTCATCCTCCTACGACCCCGACGGCAGCGTCCACCACCCCTTCAGCTCGCCGGGCGCGCCTCCAGAGCTCTACCACGAGGCCAATGGCGGACTCCTCCCCTTCCCCTCCTCTTTCCCACCGGCTGAGTACTACGACCTCCACCGCAGCAGTAGCTCACAGTCACTTCCCCTCCACCACTACGCTCCGGATCCACCCATCCACCACTacccgccgccgccgccttcctACTCCTCCCCGCCGTCATCCTCCGGCGACTACCTCGACTTCCACGCCGCCCCCGTGAGGCGGGTGCTGAGCACCGGCGACATCCAGGTCAGAAAGTCCTCACCTTTCCTGCTAAAAATTCAATTTTGGATTGTTTCCTACGATCAAGTTCCGATATTGGTCCGTGAATTTCGATGGCAGAGGACGCACGGTTCGGTGGAGAACTACGGCcaagaaggcggcggcgctccGGGGAGAGTCGGAAGATACAGTGCCGAGGAGAGGAAGGAAAGGATCGAGCGGTATCGGAGCAAGCGCAACCAAAGGAATTTCCACAAGAAGATCACCGTACGTA is drawn from Zingiber officinale cultivar Zhangliang chromosome 1B, Zo_v1.1, whole genome shotgun sequence and contains these coding sequences:
- the LOC122015491 gene encoding two-component response regulator-like PRR37, whose protein sequence is MFLSFSSSSYDPDGSVHHPFSSPGAPPELYHEANGGLLPFPSSFPPAEYYDLHRSSSSQSLPLHHYAPDPPIHHYPPPPPSYSSPPSSSGDYLDFHAAPVRRVLSTGDIQRTHGSVENYGQEGGGAPGRVGRYSAEERKERIERYRSKRNQRNFHKKITYACRKTLADSRPRVRGRFARNGETEAEMEAEMAAAGANSYISSGVNQSFEVCDGGGNAGGEWWSQMRAALATDDEEELYYDGDVFVSFADDDVFAMNILS
- the LOC121986608 gene encoding uncharacterized protein LOC121986608 isoform X1, with the protein product MALFFDLSIPYLEDGGGSPSENKARKDARLKAVVRAMELGYVAVAYDRPFRGVLSDALQCNISPFSLDSLLKAAPVLASSAAFHRDLLGAPRSSTFRQYTRLTILVAGAAAVVSLNGNALLRTYDLVAVRPLDQEAFDKACESSMVDIIALDFSQKLPFRLKIPSIKLAIQRGLYFEITYSHLIADSHVRRKILSDAKLLSDWSRGKNLLISSAASTVNDVRGPLDVANLAVFLLGLSAEHAKYTISQNCRSLLANAIRKKQFYKETIRLERVIPDGQFNPKSFSLDKWNKWDPISSDKGDLLSLDDITKFPTFIRKQSFGSNSIDFPLSTEPSFLLGDKTKKLSSPMNPASPVTPCEPCAIADDVTQDDDSLRNHMATPEFCAVAADVIQDNGSLKNHMATPELCAGADGVTEDNGSLKNHMATPEPCVVANDVTQDNSSTNHMAISLASLGIDNAACEEVLIFPDAIGCMRTLLADVKDCQPVMKDISTIFVPELKENDLIDTSPTCRSPGRPLLCNQVDGSISFVDSFLQKGSFNETKEHDDVLYTIDDPEVKSNIMAKEETQKSKDKSGKRKRKQRSFYPTYHLPFKGLFKPMFVRNNGYNPKRTRNIYFIAVINKLSCGGDCYYSHMGQLLHQLVKQTRTTCKSPRMSEIRNLPFYCFLQI
- the LOC121986608 gene encoding uncharacterized protein LOC121986608 isoform X4; the protein is MALFFDLSIPYLEDGGGSPSENKARKDARLKAVVRAMELGYVAVAYDRPFRGVLSDALQCNISPFSLDSLLKAAPVLASSAAFHRDLLGAPRSSTFRQYTRLTILVAGAAAVVSLNGNALLRTYDLVAVRPLDQEAFDKACESSMVDIIALDFSQKLPFRLKIPSIKLAIQRGLYFEITYSHLIADSHVRRKILSDAKLLSDWSRGKNLLISSAASTVNDVRGPLDVANLAVFLLGLSAEHAKYTISQNCRSLLANAIRKKQFYKETIRLERVIPDGQFNPKSFSLDKWNKWDPISSDKGDLLSLDDITKFPTFIRKQSFGSNSIDFPLSTEPSFLLGDKTKKLSSPMNPASPVTPCEPCAIADDVTQDDDSLRNHMATPEFCAVAADVIQDNGSLKNHMATPELCAGADGVTEDNGSLKNHMATPEPCVVANDVTQDNSSTNHMAISLASLGIDNAACEEVLIFPDAIGCMRTLLADVKDCQPVMKDISTIFVPELKENDLIDTSPTCRSPGRPLLCNQVDGSISFVDSFLQKGSFNETKEHDDVLYTIDDPEVKSNIMAKEETQKSKDKSGKRKRKQRSFYPTYHLPFKGLFKPMFVRNNGYNPKRTRNIYGPASSSAC
- the LOC121986608 gene encoding uncharacterized protein LOC121986608 isoform X2, with amino-acid sequence MALFFDLSIPYLEDGGGSPSENKARKDARLKAVVRAMELGYVAVAYDRPFRGVLSDALQCNISPFSLDSLLKAAPVLASSAAFHRDLLGAPRSSTFRQYTRLTILVAGAAAVVSLNGNALLRTYDLVAVRPLDQEAFDKACESSMVDIIALDFSQKLPFRLKIPSIKLAIQRGLYFEITYSHLIADSHVRRKILSDAKLLSDWSRGKNLLISSAASTVNDVRGPLDVANLAVFLLGLSAEHAKYTISQNCRSLLANAIRKKQFYKETIRLERVIPDGQFNPKSFSLDKWNKWDPISSDKGDLLSLDDITKFPTFIRKQSFGSNSIDFPLSTEPSFLLGDKTKKLSSPMNPASPVTPCEPCAIADDVTQDDDSLRNHMATPEFCAVAADVIQDNGSLKNHMATPELCAGADGVTEDNGSLKNHMATPEPCVVANDVTQDNSSTNHMAISLASLGIDNAACEEVLIFPDAIGCMRTLLADVKDCQPVMKDISTIFVPELKENDLIDTSPTCRSPGRPLLCNQVDGSISFVDSFLQKGSFNETKEHDDVLYTIDDPEVKSNIMAKEETQKSKDKSGKRKRKQRSFYPTYHLPFKGLFKPMFVRNNGYNPKRTRNIYFIAVINKLSCGGDCYYSHMGQLLHQLVKQTRTTCKSPRIKT
- the LOC121986608 gene encoding protein GAMETOPHYTE DEFECTIVE 1-like isoform X5; the protein is MALFFDLSIPYLEDGGGSPSENKARKDARLKAVVRAMELGYVAVAYDRPFRGVLSDALQCNISPFSLDSLLKAAPVLASSAAFHRDLLGAPRSSTFRQYTRLTILVAGAAAVVSLNGNALLRTYDLVAVRPLDQEAFDKACESSMVDIIALDFSQKLPFRLKIPSIKLAIQRGLYFEITYSHLIADSHVRRKILSDAKLLSDWSRGKNLLISSAASTVNDVRGPLDVANLAVFLLGLSAEHAKYTISQNCRSLLANAIRKKQFYKETIRLERVIPDGQFNPKSFSLDKWNKWDPISSDKGDLLSLDDITKFPTFIRKQSFGSNSIDFPLSTEPSFLLGDKTKKLSSPMNPASPVTPCEPCAIADDVTQDDDSLRNHMATPEFCAVAADVIQDNGSLKNHMATPELCAGADGVTEDNGSLKNHMATPEPCVVANDVTQDNSSTNHMAISLASLGIDNAACEEVLIFPDAIGCMRTLLADVKDCQPVMKDISTIFVPELKENDLIDTSPTCRSPGRPLLCNQVDGSISFVDSFLQKGSFNETKEHDDVLYTIDDPEVKSNIMAKEETQKSKDKSDGPASSSAC
- the LOC121986608 gene encoding uncharacterized protein LOC121986608 isoform X3 — translated: MALFFDLSIPYLEDGGGSPSENKARKDARLKAVVRAMELGYVAVAYDRPFRGVLSDALQCNISPFSLDSLLKAAPVLASSAAFHRDLLGAPRSSTFRQYTRLTILVAGAAAVVSLNGNALLRTYDLVAVRPLDQEAFDKACESSMVDIIALDFSQKLPFRLKIPSIKLAIQRGLYFEITYSHLIADSHVRRKILSDAKLLSDWSRGKNLLISSAASTVNDVRGPLDVANLAVFLLGLSAEHAKYTISQNCRSLLANAIRKKQFYKETIRLERVIPDGQFNPKSFSLDKWNKWDPISSDKGDLLSLDDITKFPTFIRKQSFGSNSIDFPLSTEPSFLLGDKTKKLSSPMNPASPVTPCEPCAIADDVTQDDDSLRNHMATPEFCAVAADVIQDNGSLKNHMATPELCAGADGVTEDNGSLKNHMATPEPCVVANDVTQDNSSTNHMAISLASLGIDNAACEEVLIFPDAIGCMRTLLADVKDCQPVMKDISTIFVPELKENDLIDTSPTCRSPGRPLLCNQVDGSISFVDSFLQKGSFNETKEHDDVLYTIDDPEVKSNIMAKEETQKSKDKSGKRKRKQRSFYPTYHLPFKGLFKPMFVRNNGWASFFISLLSKQEQHANPHACQR